tatacaaatattgagggTGTCATAGTTTttaccattgcacgagtaaaagcagtcaatattattttgttttataacaccccaaacatttataaatactgtactattaagttacagacatgaatgctacaatccacggacgacgcgaatacagattgcgaaaactttaactgtgctgcatgtagtgtcatgtaatccgaaatggttacagactataaATTTATCATCGTCGTgtcgcaacggacgtctgggtactgcacgccgtgtgctagtcttcggactagcgcacggcaaaccggtgcactatcacacggcaaaccgatgcactatcagaCGGCCGCCGtatagtaaaactaagacatatcatgtgacgcgctctaaaccaatgaaaaggcagaatattggtacggggtgttataatattgcatagaggacataattgcatgcgacaccggtatATTAAACGCTACTAGCGGGAAACCCGCGGGTCCCGCTAGAGTTTCGCGCTTCTTTGATTTCACAAGGCACAAAGATTTATTTtaactttgtatcaatcttaattgttaagcaaagagtgacgtcacaatGACAATTACCCTGTCCTTGTTTGTGCTCCGTTGCGTTTACTTTTTTTCCGTGCCTTTTCTGTTTTCCTTTCCCATATGATTTCCCAAGCCCCGTTAATTTTTTCCCCGTTTTTATCCACCGTTCGCGCACTTTTACGCgtttttttgcaatgttttttgttttgtacaaattCCTGTACTGCGAGTCCCGCTAGGCAGGACTGGGCAGTTAGCACATCTGCATAGCAGCTGCTACGCATAACAATGTGCGCTGTtgatgatctgggcccaatttcatggctctgcttaccgtaagcacagaatcggcgcttgcggaagcagggaattctgtgcttacggcaagcgtatttcacgggttagcggcgaattttggcttctgcgtgtgcgtacttCAAGTTACTAggaattctacgcttacaaggctagcgcagaaattcggcgcttgcacgtaagcggggaatcgcgatcgtaagctcagaattcggcggttagcagagccatgaaattgggccctgatcataaGGCAAGGGGGATGATGCTTTTCATCACATCAAGAAATCGGTGTTAGTGCTAGTTTACTGTCACTTTAAAAAGAATAACAATATTCAGGAAACAACCATCAAATTGCGTTTTAAAAAGACATTGTGAAGCACATATTGTGTGATACGTACACCAAACCAATCCATACTTTGAGAATAACTGATAATTAAGTGAATAAACTTCGGCTGGTTGTTGAAGTAACGGTAACCAAAGCTTAAAAATCATTTGTCACGTGCAATGAATGTCCAAAATTTAGTGCGTAAACTTTAAGGCATGTTTTACTAAGTTTGAAAGTAGAGGGATTGTGGAGGGGTGGGCAATATATCGCCGTAAAATAAAACACGAGTTCTCCAGGAATTGGCGGATATGGGCCATCGTACGTTTGAGATCACAAAACTTTATTAATTTCTGTACGTTCTTTTATGCGTAGTGTCAGTTTCAATACCAACAACTTATTTCAGGATTTCTACAACAATCtacaattaaaaacattaaccTTCAAGAGACGCTCATGAATTTTCTGCAACTAGAAAAATACTTCACACTAATTAtgacagaaaatgaaaaaaataaaggcAAGCCTGATCCAAAGACTAGACGTGATCCAAGCATGGTAGGCCAACtagccttttaaaggcactggacacctttggtaattttcaaagaccagtttttctcacttggtgtatctatcaaatattttagtgaaaattatttctttctcaaaaactgtcacttcagagggagccgtttctcacaatgttttatactaacagctctccattgccttaTTGTTAAAAAGTATAGTGTTTTAATGCAAACTATTTAACTAACACTAGtatagaaatattgactgctgtGATGAGGgccacagtttaaaaaaaacagacctAAAAATGTGACAtcaaaaccatggctatgcATAGTCATCATCACCTTAGGCCTATAGTTTTAACTGttcccctcatagcagtcaatattttcaTACTGTGTCTATGCAGTCCTGACCTAGCCTATGGCCTACATTAAATACTTGTGACAGTTtgtaagggaaggtatacattttggtaatcactcctaGAATTAATGCCAATCTAAATTATGCTTTTGATACTAAAAGCATTTTgacaaacatttcacttcgaagtgtTAATGCCCCCAAAATTAACTCTGAGATTCCtgtattcttcctgcatggataTACTACTATTGTCCGGATTTTCAGCAATAATTACTTCAAAAAAAGTGACCactttttgaaatcaaattttcacatatcTTGTATACATTTTATGTTAACGCAATCAAAAGGTTTATAAGACCAAGCTATACTTTGCCTTTCAAAAGCTATTACAGTGGGACATTACAATTGCCAGTTTATTCGTCCGAATTtgtggcgatatctcaaaaacgcatgttagttttattgtatatatattttaaataggattaaaacaatcaaacggttaaaaaaacaTAGAGTAAAAAAGCTATTTCATGATTTCGTAATAATTAATTggcaaaaaatattgaaatcatGAAAGGAGGAATCGTGCCAGGataaaattttacattttatgtaaaatttaaaaatttataaaatttaaaaatatatataattattagATAGCCTAgatatataatttatttatccATGACAGGGCAATTTATAATGGTCTTAAGATCAAcctaaaacaatatcaaccaaTTCCATCAATAAACAAACTAATACTAAAGTTATAAAGGCAGCTAACAtaacaaactaaataaatttGCTTTATTATTATCGTTTGCAAGTTTGACTTGCACTAgaaaagtaaaaacaatgtgagaaatataatattaaaaaatagctataggttaaaatgaaaacacaaaatactaAAAAACATACTCTACTTTAGACTGAACAAAGAGTCTATCTACATGTTCATAGAAAGACCATTTAagataaaactattttttgggCATACATGTTCATAGGCTACACCagatatattatatattttggtCACATCACAAGGACGGGTTGGCGCAAGATATACGCTAAAAGAAATCCATTCGCAAACATATGTTGACTGTATGataaaaaaatctgtaattACCAGAGGTCTGGCTTTGCTATAACACAAagctaatgggagactttctgggacgatagagggcagcagacttaccgggtaaatccattgttctcagaattatgcgcatgttcagaactacgtaaacaatgggaatttacccggtatgtctgctgccgcctagcgttggaaagtctcctattgcaaaggacatgggttcaaatctcaccaaagtaatatgcctgtgattttgttcatcgagctcaggaaaatactgagtatacagtgctaacacacgtcaTTGAATATTAAAtgggtaaaatcaaaatttgtatactttttcccaaatgcaaattttcaaGATATTACGCTAAAAACAATCCATCAACAAAAAGTTATGTTGACTGTATGACAAAAAGCAGAGGCCTGGCTTTGCTATAACACACAAAGCTAATTTCGGCACAATTTGAAAGAGTTGCTTTAAAATTTCTGTTCTAGAAtaacaaaggtcgtgggttcgattccacccaagtaatatgcctgtgatctttttcacagagctcgggaaagtactgataaCACATGTCAttgtatatatgggtaaaaccaaaatttgtattctttatccccgatgcaaatttccatgtATTAAAAGGAAACAAGACAAAACCTTCTGGCAAGATCTCAAGGTTTCAAAATTACAGCCAGCTTTTAACTGCATcaatgtcataatttccacCACACAGAATGACTCCAACATTCTTCAAATTGCCATACTTGGATTTGAAATTCTCAGACATTACGGCAGCCACACCTACTCCCGCTGAAGGCTCGATGCACAGCTTCATGTTCTTCCAGACGAGCCTTGTACCTTCCTATatatttgggggaaaaaaacagatAAACCTCAAAACGTCAATGTTTATAAGATTTTTCTTTAACCTAaagtgtaggatttgaaactttgcatggtggaaatacgataaagtatggtttgcggtaacaccatgtagtgataatctcttaaagatgctatgtcagatttttgtccccaaacattaaaaaatacatctttttgagtgaatggtatttcaaagagtatcacccgctctaacttttacttttattggTCAGAAACCATgaccaaaatttaaaacgtttcttataaaacaactaagaattggtcacgtgatattaaaaataattttgagcactttatttcactgctactaataattggcggactttttcgagcaaatggctcaaatgaaagcttgtaactttctcgaaccccatcaaaatacctattgaattttaaatcaaaattttggggtcaaatcggcaaaagatctgacatagcatctttaatgagCTGGCgtggttctcaaaagaacccTAGGTTTCAACTTGGTTGCTCTATCAGTATGCTCcaattgtcttctggagaaagcatgtattgtatttttaaattacAATACACCACTAGGAGTAATTGCCCCTCATCATTGATGAGTATGGagttcaaggttcaaggttcatttatttttcacagTATCACAAAGTTTTGAACtacgagacctactccttttacatagcaccaagTAATGTTTCACAAGGTACTGTGGCACGATATGCAGCcagtcaaaccaggaacaccggggctgaaccccttctctttatgattagtgcactgggttcttttacgtgtgttacacaacacacgggaccatcGGGTTTATGTTCCATCTGAAAAAAGCCCTCAActtctcattttatttttaaaaaaaatcaaaattttattaaatgttttaaataacCTTGATCTCATCATCGGTGACCGTGATGACATCATCAACCAGGTCCCTTATGATTGGCCAGGCCACATCACCCATCGATATGCGTAAACCGTCCGCCACCGTGGTAGGGTAGCAGTCCTGTTTGACGTGCTCCTTGGTCACGAATGACCTATAACAGTCGTTGGCTAGTTCTGGTTCCGCTGCAAACACTTTGATGCCTGGGCACaaagtctaaaaaaaaaaggaaaaaacagtAGGTGGGAACTTGAATTAATTTACACTAAAATGGAATAACACTGCAATAAAAAACATATAATTATTCTAAACATAATTAAAAGGCCTataaataggcctataaataggcctataaataaataaataaaattaataatagtaataaatcAATGAGACTTCTATAAACTAGAATACAAATACAATACTGGCaaataaatgtattaaaaaaattagcAGTCCAAGTGTCTGTTTGATTGGAAAGGAAGGACCCTACTCTGCACCACCCTCGACCCTTCTACATACTGCTGTTAAAATAGTggataatgttttgttttcctcacaCAATTCTCCAAGGGTGCATTCGACTAAATAAACAAGGACAAAATGGAGTATCAGCGTCATGATGTAGGCCCCTCAAAGTATCCAGACTGGACAGATTTGAGAGACAAACGAAAGGGGTACAGTGTTAATATTTAGTCAATgtgacctggggtggatttcaaagactagtcttatctggaGATAGCACAAGTTACTTGAGgagttaaggcccggtcccactgcagcgataacgagaacgatgaCGAGatcgacgcaaagagaacgcgttctattggttgaattgctccacgcagaatacggcTTTACGCAcacgttatcgttatcgttctcgttttcgacCGGGCCTTTAGCCTTAGGTTCTGAATAACTCCTATAGAGTCCTAGgtctagtcctaagttaggactatatTTGTGAAAACGACCCCAgagggttgttgacttccaacttcaAATAGACCTATCTTGGATGACCTTAGCCCTAAAACAGACACCGAAGAACTCCTCTCTCCCCCTAGAAGAAAAcctttgaagggaaggtacacgtttggtaattactcaaaacaaatattcacttaaaaactgacttggtaacgagcattggagagatgttgatagtatttaacacattgtgggaaacgactccctctaaagttatgaggtttttgagaaagaggtaatttctcactacaataataaaagacttctagctagaagtcttttattcctatctgaaagcacacaaattcgttgaacaagagtgttttttctttcatcattttctcgtaattttgatgaccgattgagcccaaattttcacaggcttgttattttatgcatatgatgggatacaccaagtgagaagactggtctttgacaattaccaaacgtgtaccttcgctttaaattttggttttaaactgAACACATTATGAATAAAATGGCAACACACAGTGTAagtgaaaccaaaattaatattctttatcgatcccgatgcaaatttccatctaatAAATATTGCAGTACCAGCAACTAAAATAAAGGATTttaattgcctctagctaccaagcAATATCGATGTcgagttggtaagacactgctctagaaatgcaaatgtggtgggtttgaatcccacccgagtaacatgcctgtgatattttttttcacagagctcaggaaagtaccgagtacacagtgctattacacatcgatgtatatgggtaaaaccaaaatgagtattctttaccccctgatgcaaatttccatctttaTATTACTGTTGTGTATCTTTTTATTCAATGGTCCTTGTctaatgatttaaaaacaatggTATTCGTGGGAGCTCTCTTATAAAAGAGTCTTCCTCTCTCACTAGTTATGTAACAAAGCTTTTTCTCTCCTTCAATACTTATCTATTTACTTTTGTCGTCTTCAGTTAGCCTaacattttattgtttgtattttgtcgtcAGTATTTTTTGTAATGTCATTGTTCGTTTTGTCCCTGTTGTCCGTGTTTCTTCttcactgtttgtttgtttgtctactGGTATAAAGGCTGTTTactacaagcctcggcttactcTAACAGCCTCCTGACTCCCTCCTCccttgtacatagttaattcctagttatttatttattatttgcattAACATTATATTCATTTTGTATACTTATAACATgtggttttgattttgttatctttctcagtactgataataataataataataataatatttaaatatttataatttatactGATCAATTATTGTACTATTTTTCAACGAGAGAATGGAACAAACGTcatattaaattgaattttcTGTTTACCTTTGCTGCAATAATCACTCCAGACAGCATCCCACCCCCTCCAACTGGAACAACGATGGCATCTAGCTTGTTATCCGTCTGAAATGAAACACATTACATTCAAGGACATCATTAGGGGGACAAACCAGGCTAGACAATTAATAATACAGTCATGTATTACATGTATGGTGGAGGGATACAAGTCTCTATTGCAGGCATGACTTTTTGGCCCATGGAAACAAGTAGGagtattttattgagtacaagggctgccCAGTGACCTTCATGTACACATGGTAGAAGCTCCATCACaattttcaggctatttaatcacaatgcTGCAGTGCGAAGGCCGTACCAGTCGAAACCAGATCTACGTAAGAAGAATATCatgacatttaaaaatgttctctACATTTTCTAAGGAGATGATATGCTTTTGTTCTTttgctctttaaaggcagtggacacttggtaattactccaaataattatcagcataaaacctaatttggtaacgagtaatggggagctgttgatagtataaaacattgtgagaatcggctccctctgaagtgatgtagttttggagaaagaagtaattttccacgaatttgatttcgagacctcaagcttagaatctgaggtcttgaaatcaagtatctgaaagcacacaacttcgtgtgacaagggtgttttttctttcatagttatctcgaaactccgacgatcaattgagctcaaattttcacaggtttgttattttatgcatctgctgagatacaccaagtgagaagactggtctttgacaattaccaaaatgtgtccagtgtttttaacttATGGCAAAATGGTGTAAACTGCAATTGTATTTGATAACCTTTCAGAATAAAAAAATGTCTCTACATTTTCTAAGGAGATGCTTTTGTTCTTTTGCTCTTTAACAACTTGAAGCTGATACAACATCATGCCTGAtatttcacagaggcaacacaGGTGGTTGCCATGCCCCCtggcaattgccttggtgcccttgaattgctcaagcagaaatttaaaatttcgacatagggtgccctttacccaaggtaaaaattcccttggtgcccttgccccttgcaaaaacaaagcatacaggcatgtAACAATACTTATTTTCCCTGGTAAACAGTCTACCTGGTGTAGCAGCTCAGTACACATGGTTCTCTGCCCGGCCATGATGTCATGATGTTGTGAAGACGACGCATAAACAGCTCCTCTCTCTTT
Above is a genomic segment from Asterias rubens chromosome 5, eAstRub1.3, whole genome shotgun sequence containing:
- the LOC117290569 gene encoding serine racemase-like, whose amino-acid sequence is MASSKMSGLLLKQPFCLDDIRAAEQRIKGIANFTPVMTSRRMDAKAGRNLFFKCELFQRTGSFKFRGAVNFLSILLEKSKDGPLPCVTTHSSGNFAQGLALASKLLGVEAYVVMPENSPQCKQDAVKEYGAEVILCESTEEGRIAAKDVVVKERGAVYASSSQHHDIMAGQRTMCTELLHQTDNKLDAIVVPVGGGGMLSGVIIAAKTLCPGIKVFAAEPELANDCYRSFVTKEHVKQDCYPTTVADGLRISMGDVAWPIIRDLVDDVITVTDDEIKEGTRLVWKNMKLCIEPSAGVGVAAVMSENFKSKYGNLKNVGVILCGGNYDIDAVKSWL